In the genome of Sciurus carolinensis chromosome 3, mSciCar1.2, whole genome shotgun sequence, one region contains:
- the Alox15b gene encoding polyunsaturated fatty acid lipoxygenase ALOX15B isoform X2 has translation MAKLRIRVSTGEACGAGTWDKVSVSIVGTQGESPPLPLDHLGKEFTAGAEEDFEVMLPQDVGPVLLLRVHKAPPALPRPLGPLAPDAWFCRWFQLEPPLGVPLRFPCYQWLEQAGDLLLREGAAKVSWADHHPTLQRQRQEELQAKQEMYCWKTYIPGWPHCLDQMTAKDLNRNVKYSVVKNTKFYMKGSSAVAELKIKGLLDRTGLWRSLREMKRMFNFRKSPAAEYVFEHWQEDTFFASQFLNGLNPVLIHRCRNLPKNFPVTDDMVAPVLGPGTSLQAELEKGSLFLVDHGILSGVHTNVINGRPQFSAAPMTLLYQCPGHGPLLPLAIQLSQTPGPNSPIFLPTDDKWDWLLAKTWVRNAEFSVHEALTHLLHAHLLPEVFTLATLRQLPHCHPLFKSTGLGIGGFSELIQRNMEQLSYSDLCLPEDIRARGVEDIPDYYYRDDGMQIWGAVERFVSEIVSIYYPSDASVQDDQELQAWVREIFSMGFLGRESSGVPSSLYTQEALVQYVTMVIFTCSAKHSAISAGQFDSCVWMPNLPPTMQLPPPTSKGQARPEGFIATLPPVNATCDVIIALWLLSQEPGDKRPLGTYPDEHFIEEAPQRSIAAFQSRLAQISRDIRERNQSLALPYTYLDPSLIENSVSI, from the exons ATGGCCAAGTTGAGGATCAGAGTATCCACTGGGGAGGCCTGCGGGGCTGGCACGTGGGATAAAGTGTCTGTCAGCATTGTGGGGACCCAGGGAGAAAGCCCCCCACTGCCCCTGGACCACCTGGGCAAGGAGTTCACTGCAGGCGCT GAGGAGGACTTCGAGGTGATGCTCCCCCAGGACGTGGGCCCAGTACTGTTGCTGCGCGTGCACAAGGCACCGCCGGCGCTGCCTCGCCCGCTAGGGCCCTTGGCCCCAGATGCCTGGTTCTGCCGCTGGTTCCAACTGGAGCCGCCGCTGGGCGTCCCACTCCGCTTCCCCTGCTACCAGTGGCTGGAGCAGGCAGGGGACCTGCTGCTACGAGAAGGAGCAG CCAAGGTCTCCTGGGCAGACCACCATCCTACCCTCCAGCGACAACGCCAGGAGGAACTACAGGCCAAGCAGGAGATGTACTG CTGGAAGACTTACATCCCAGGTTGGCCTCACTGCCTTGACCAGATGACTGCAAAAGACCTGAACCGCAACGTGAAGTACTCTGTAGTCAAGAACACCAAATTCTACATGAAAGGCAGCTCTGC TGTTGCAGAGCTCAAAATCAAGGGACTGCTAGACCGCACAGGACTCTGGAGGAGTCTGAGAGAGATGAAAAGGATGTTCAACTTCCGGAAGAGTCCAGCAGCTG AGTATGTGTTTGAGCACTGGCAGGAGGACACCTTCTTCGCCTCCCAGTTCCTGAATGGCCTCAACCCTGTCCTGATCCACCGCTGTCGCAATCTCCCAAAGAACTTCCCGGTCACTGATGACATGGTGGCCCCAGTGCTGGGCCCTGGGACTAGTCTGCAGGCTGAGCTGGAG AAGGGCTCCCTGTTCTTGGTGGATCATGGCATTCTCTCTGGCGTCCATACCAATGTCATCAATGGAAGGCCTCAGTTCTCTGCAGCCCCAATGACCCTGCTATACCAGTGCCCAGGGCATGGACCCCTGCTGCCCCTTGCCATCCAG CTCAGCCAGACCCCCGGTCCCAACAGCCCCATCTTCTTGCCTACTGATGACAAGTGGGATTGGCTGCTGGCCAAGACCTGGGTGCGCAATGCTGAGTTCTCTGTCCACGAAGCTCTCACACACCTACTGCATGCTCACCTACTGCCTGAGGTCTTCACCCTGGCCACACTGCGCCAACTGCCCCACTGCCACCCTCTCTTCAAG TCCACAGGCCTTGGCATCGGAGGCTTCTCTGAGCTGATACAAAGGAACATGGAGCAGCTGAGCTACTCTGACCTGTGTCTGCCTGAAGATATCCGGGCCCGAGGAGTTGAAGATATCCCAGACTACTACTACCGAGATGATGGGATGCAGATTTGGGGGGCAGTGGAGCG CTTcgtctctgaaattgtgagcatCTACTACCCAAGCGATGCATCTGTCCAAGATGACCAAGAGCTCCAGGCCTGGGTGAGGGAGATATTCTCCATGGGCTTCCTAGGCCGGGAGAGCTCAG GCGTGCCGTCCTCCCTGTACACCCAGGAAGCTCTGGTGCAATATGTCACCATGGTGATATTCACCTGTTCAGCCAAGCACTCAGCCATCAGTGCAGGCCAG TTTGACTCCTGTGTTTGGATGCCCAATCTGCCGCCCACTATGCAGCTGCCACCGCCCACTTCCAAAGGACAGGCACGGCCAGAGGGTTTCATAGCCACCCTCCCACCAGTCAATGCCACATGCGATGTCATCATTGCTCTCTGGTTGCTGAGCCAGGAGCCTGGAGACAAA AGGCCCCTGGGCACTTACCCAGACGAACACTTCATAGAAGAGGCCCCACAGAGAAGTATTGCTGCCTTCCAGAGCCGTCTGGCCCAGATTTCAAGGGACATCAGGGAGCGGAACCAGAGTCTGGCGTTGCCTTACACCTACCTGGACCCTTCGCTCATTGAGAACAGTGTCTCCATCTAA
- the Alox15b gene encoding polyunsaturated fatty acid lipoxygenase ALOX15B isoform X1: MAKLRIRVSTGEACGAGTWDKVSVSIVGTQGESPPLPLDHLGKEFTAGAEEDFEVMLPQDVGPVLLLRVHKAPPALPRPLGPLAPDAWFCRWFQLEPPLGVPLRFPCYQWLEQAGDLLLREGAAKVSWADHHPTLQRQRQEELQAKQEMYCWKTYIPGWPHCLDQMTAKDLNRNVKYSVVKNTKFYMKGSSAVAELKIKGLLDRTGLWRSLREMKRMFNFRKSPAAEYVFEHWQEDTFFASQFLNGLNPVLIHRCRNLPKNFPVTDDMVAPVLGPGTSLQAELEKGSLFLVDHGILSGVHTNVINGRPQFSAAPMTLLYQCPGHGPLLPLAIQLSQTPGPNSPIFLPTDDKWDWLLAKTWVRNAEFSVHEALTHLLHAHLLPEVFTLATLRQLPHCHPLFKLLIPHTRYTLYINTLARELLIAPGQVVDRSTGLGIGGFSELIQRNMEQLSYSDLCLPEDIRARGVEDIPDYYYRDDGMQIWGAVERFVSEIVSIYYPSDASVQDDQELQAWVREIFSMGFLGRESSGVPSSLYTQEALVQYVTMVIFTCSAKHSAISAGQFDSCVWMPNLPPTMQLPPPTSKGQARPEGFIATLPPVNATCDVIIALWLLSQEPGDKRPLGTYPDEHFIEEAPQRSIAAFQSRLAQISRDIRERNQSLALPYTYLDPSLIENSVSI, translated from the exons ATGGCCAAGTTGAGGATCAGAGTATCCACTGGGGAGGCCTGCGGGGCTGGCACGTGGGATAAAGTGTCTGTCAGCATTGTGGGGACCCAGGGAGAAAGCCCCCCACTGCCCCTGGACCACCTGGGCAAGGAGTTCACTGCAGGCGCT GAGGAGGACTTCGAGGTGATGCTCCCCCAGGACGTGGGCCCAGTACTGTTGCTGCGCGTGCACAAGGCACCGCCGGCGCTGCCTCGCCCGCTAGGGCCCTTGGCCCCAGATGCCTGGTTCTGCCGCTGGTTCCAACTGGAGCCGCCGCTGGGCGTCCCACTCCGCTTCCCCTGCTACCAGTGGCTGGAGCAGGCAGGGGACCTGCTGCTACGAGAAGGAGCAG CCAAGGTCTCCTGGGCAGACCACCATCCTACCCTCCAGCGACAACGCCAGGAGGAACTACAGGCCAAGCAGGAGATGTACTG CTGGAAGACTTACATCCCAGGTTGGCCTCACTGCCTTGACCAGATGACTGCAAAAGACCTGAACCGCAACGTGAAGTACTCTGTAGTCAAGAACACCAAATTCTACATGAAAGGCAGCTCTGC TGTTGCAGAGCTCAAAATCAAGGGACTGCTAGACCGCACAGGACTCTGGAGGAGTCTGAGAGAGATGAAAAGGATGTTCAACTTCCGGAAGAGTCCAGCAGCTG AGTATGTGTTTGAGCACTGGCAGGAGGACACCTTCTTCGCCTCCCAGTTCCTGAATGGCCTCAACCCTGTCCTGATCCACCGCTGTCGCAATCTCCCAAAGAACTTCCCGGTCACTGATGACATGGTGGCCCCAGTGCTGGGCCCTGGGACTAGTCTGCAGGCTGAGCTGGAG AAGGGCTCCCTGTTCTTGGTGGATCATGGCATTCTCTCTGGCGTCCATACCAATGTCATCAATGGAAGGCCTCAGTTCTCTGCAGCCCCAATGACCCTGCTATACCAGTGCCCAGGGCATGGACCCCTGCTGCCCCTTGCCATCCAG CTCAGCCAGACCCCCGGTCCCAACAGCCCCATCTTCTTGCCTACTGATGACAAGTGGGATTGGCTGCTGGCCAAGACCTGGGTGCGCAATGCTGAGTTCTCTGTCCACGAAGCTCTCACACACCTACTGCATGCTCACCTACTGCCTGAGGTCTTCACCCTGGCCACACTGCGCCAACTGCCCCACTGCCACCCTCTCTTCAAG CTGCTGATTCCACACACACGATATACCTTATATATCAACACACTTGCCCGTGAGCTACTCATCGCACCTGGCCAGGTGGTAGACAGG TCCACAGGCCTTGGCATCGGAGGCTTCTCTGAGCTGATACAAAGGAACATGGAGCAGCTGAGCTACTCTGACCTGTGTCTGCCTGAAGATATCCGGGCCCGAGGAGTTGAAGATATCCCAGACTACTACTACCGAGATGATGGGATGCAGATTTGGGGGGCAGTGGAGCG CTTcgtctctgaaattgtgagcatCTACTACCCAAGCGATGCATCTGTCCAAGATGACCAAGAGCTCCAGGCCTGGGTGAGGGAGATATTCTCCATGGGCTTCCTAGGCCGGGAGAGCTCAG GCGTGCCGTCCTCCCTGTACACCCAGGAAGCTCTGGTGCAATATGTCACCATGGTGATATTCACCTGTTCAGCCAAGCACTCAGCCATCAGTGCAGGCCAG TTTGACTCCTGTGTTTGGATGCCCAATCTGCCGCCCACTATGCAGCTGCCACCGCCCACTTCCAAAGGACAGGCACGGCCAGAGGGTTTCATAGCCACCCTCCCACCAGTCAATGCCACATGCGATGTCATCATTGCTCTCTGGTTGCTGAGCCAGGAGCCTGGAGACAAA AGGCCCCTGGGCACTTACCCAGACGAACACTTCATAGAAGAGGCCCCACAGAGAAGTATTGCTGCCTTCCAGAGCCGTCTGGCCCAGATTTCAAGGGACATCAGGGAGCGGAACCAGAGTCTGGCGTTGCCTTACACCTACCTGGACCCTTCGCTCATTGAGAACAGTGTCTCCATCTAA
- the Alox15b gene encoding polyunsaturated fatty acid lipoxygenase ALOX15B isoform X3, with product MAKLRIRVSTGEACGAGTWDKVSVSIVGTQGESPPLPLDHLGKEFTAGAEEDFEVMLPQDVGPVLLLRVHKAPPALPRPLGPLAPDAWFCRWFQLEPPLGVPLRFPCYQWLEQAGDLLLREGAAKVSWADHHPTLQRQRQEELQAKQEMYCWKTYIPGWPHCLDQMTAKDLNRNVKYSVVKNTKFYMKGSSAVAELKIKGLLDRTGLWRSLREMKRMFNFRKSPAAEYVFEHWQEDTFFASQFLNGLNPVLIHRCRNLPKNFPVTDDMVAPVLGPGTSLQAELEKGSLFLVDHGILSGVHTNVINGRPQFSAAPMTLLYQCPGHGPLLPLAIQLSQTPGPNSPIFLPTDDKWDWLLAKTWVRNAEFSVHEALTHLLHAHLLPEVFTLATLRQLPHCHPLFKSTGLGIGGFSELIQRNMEQLSYSDLCLPEDIRARGVEDIPDYYYRDDGMQIWGVPSSLYTQEALVQYVTMVIFTCSAKHSAISAGQFDSCVWMPNLPPTMQLPPPTSKGQARPEGFIATLPPVNATCDVIIALWLLSQEPGDKRPLGTYPDEHFIEEAPQRSIAAFQSRLAQISRDIRERNQSLALPYTYLDPSLIENSVSI from the exons ATGGCCAAGTTGAGGATCAGAGTATCCACTGGGGAGGCCTGCGGGGCTGGCACGTGGGATAAAGTGTCTGTCAGCATTGTGGGGACCCAGGGAGAAAGCCCCCCACTGCCCCTGGACCACCTGGGCAAGGAGTTCACTGCAGGCGCT GAGGAGGACTTCGAGGTGATGCTCCCCCAGGACGTGGGCCCAGTACTGTTGCTGCGCGTGCACAAGGCACCGCCGGCGCTGCCTCGCCCGCTAGGGCCCTTGGCCCCAGATGCCTGGTTCTGCCGCTGGTTCCAACTGGAGCCGCCGCTGGGCGTCCCACTCCGCTTCCCCTGCTACCAGTGGCTGGAGCAGGCAGGGGACCTGCTGCTACGAGAAGGAGCAG CCAAGGTCTCCTGGGCAGACCACCATCCTACCCTCCAGCGACAACGCCAGGAGGAACTACAGGCCAAGCAGGAGATGTACTG CTGGAAGACTTACATCCCAGGTTGGCCTCACTGCCTTGACCAGATGACTGCAAAAGACCTGAACCGCAACGTGAAGTACTCTGTAGTCAAGAACACCAAATTCTACATGAAAGGCAGCTCTGC TGTTGCAGAGCTCAAAATCAAGGGACTGCTAGACCGCACAGGACTCTGGAGGAGTCTGAGAGAGATGAAAAGGATGTTCAACTTCCGGAAGAGTCCAGCAGCTG AGTATGTGTTTGAGCACTGGCAGGAGGACACCTTCTTCGCCTCCCAGTTCCTGAATGGCCTCAACCCTGTCCTGATCCACCGCTGTCGCAATCTCCCAAAGAACTTCCCGGTCACTGATGACATGGTGGCCCCAGTGCTGGGCCCTGGGACTAGTCTGCAGGCTGAGCTGGAG AAGGGCTCCCTGTTCTTGGTGGATCATGGCATTCTCTCTGGCGTCCATACCAATGTCATCAATGGAAGGCCTCAGTTCTCTGCAGCCCCAATGACCCTGCTATACCAGTGCCCAGGGCATGGACCCCTGCTGCCCCTTGCCATCCAG CTCAGCCAGACCCCCGGTCCCAACAGCCCCATCTTCTTGCCTACTGATGACAAGTGGGATTGGCTGCTGGCCAAGACCTGGGTGCGCAATGCTGAGTTCTCTGTCCACGAAGCTCTCACACACCTACTGCATGCTCACCTACTGCCTGAGGTCTTCACCCTGGCCACACTGCGCCAACTGCCCCACTGCCACCCTCTCTTCAAG TCCACAGGCCTTGGCATCGGAGGCTTCTCTGAGCTGATACAAAGGAACATGGAGCAGCTGAGCTACTCTGACCTGTGTCTGCCTGAAGATATCCGGGCCCGAGGAGTTGAAGATATCCCAGACTACTACTACCGAGATGATGGGATGCAGATTTGG GGCGTGCCGTCCTCCCTGTACACCCAGGAAGCTCTGGTGCAATATGTCACCATGGTGATATTCACCTGTTCAGCCAAGCACTCAGCCATCAGTGCAGGCCAG TTTGACTCCTGTGTTTGGATGCCCAATCTGCCGCCCACTATGCAGCTGCCACCGCCCACTTCCAAAGGACAGGCACGGCCAGAGGGTTTCATAGCCACCCTCCCACCAGTCAATGCCACATGCGATGTCATCATTGCTCTCTGGTTGCTGAGCCAGGAGCCTGGAGACAAA AGGCCCCTGGGCACTTACCCAGACGAACACTTCATAGAAGAGGCCCCACAGAGAAGTATTGCTGCCTTCCAGAGCCGTCTGGCCCAGATTTCAAGGGACATCAGGGAGCGGAACCAGAGTCTGGCGTTGCCTTACACCTACCTGGACCCTTCGCTCATTGAGAACAGTGTCTCCATCTAA